In Bacteroidia bacterium, a genomic segment contains:
- a CDS encoding L-type lectin-domain containing protein yields MPGTLFAQRPTVDDFTLRGSTYLTEDYCFRLTEDVDYTSGSIWYKKPVSLMQPFAIELSIMAGCQDVEGADGMVFVFTSQGNQLGYVGEGMGFAGLVPSVGIEIDTWRNYHLNDPAEDHLAIMANGRMGHYSDLAGPQLIDNIEDCTRHSFIVIWNPEIQRLSVQIDRREIIATQYDLVSNIFGGNDIVYWGVTAATGRYNNIHEVCFDRLGIGPEVPYRLPEPQINKAEKE; encoded by the coding sequence GTGCCGGGAACTCTGTTTGCCCAGCGACCCACAGTTGATGATTTTACGCTGCGGGGTTCGACCTATCTGACCGAGGACTATTGTTTTCGCCTGACAGAAGATGTGGATTATACTTCGGGTTCAATCTGGTATAAAAAGCCAGTCAGTCTGATGCAGCCCTTTGCGATTGAGCTGTCAATCATGGCGGGTTGTCAGGATGTAGAAGGAGCCGACGGGATGGTATTTGTATTTACTTCGCAGGGAAACCAATTGGGATATGTAGGGGAGGGGATGGGGTTTGCCGGCCTTGTGCCTTCGGTGGGCATCGAAATAGATACCTGGCGCAACTACCACCTGAATGACCCGGCGGAGGACCATCTGGCAATCATGGCCAATGGGAGGATGGGGCATTACAGCGACCTGGCAGGACCGCAACTTATAGACAATATCGAAGACTGTACCCGGCACAGTTTTATCGTTATCTGGAACCCCGAAATCCAGCGGTTGTCAGTACAAATTGACCGAAGGGAAATCATCGCCACACAATACGACCTGGTGAGTAATATTTTTGGGGGAAATGACATCGTGTATTGGGGCGTTACAGCAGCAACGGGTCGCTACAACAATATTCATGAGGTATGTTTTGACCGGCTGGGTATTGGGCCGGAAGTGCCATATCGGTTGCCGGAACCTCAGATTAATAAAGCTGAAAAGGAATAG
- a CDS encoding DM13 domain-containing protein, translating to MNRIIFLFSLVVVLLAACKTETIFIDSSLPNGTFAAAKSGSLVEQNGTGTAGTVELGTDEDDVQFLRFGSNFTTNLGTGTVTVYLSTSENFVADPANGNPDLRQVGPISKTGETYFKLDPVAAAKFTHVILWCGSANIPFGNAALN from the coding sequence ATGAACCGAATCATCTTTCTATTTTCACTTGTCGTAGTATTGCTTGCAGCTTGCAAAACAGAGACTATTTTTATCGACTCTTCGCTTCCCAATGGTACTTTTGCTGCCGCAAAAAGTGGTAGTCTTGTAGAACAAAACGGAACCGGAACTGCCGGAACGGTCGAATTAGGTACTGATGAAGACGATGTTCAGTTTTTGAGGTTTGGCAGCAATTTTACCACAAACCTGGGTACAGGTACAGTGACTGTATATCTGTCAACTTCCGAAAACTTTGTAGCAGATCCCGCCAATGGCAATCCAGATTTACGGCAGGTAGGCCCAATCAGCAAAACCGGAGAAACGTATTTTAAACTTGACCCGGTTGCCGCAGCTAAATTCACTCACGTCATTCTCTGGTGTGGTTCTGCGAATATTCCCTTTGGAAACGCCGCACTCAACTAA
- a CDS encoding OmpA family protein: MRIAYFFLITVVFTPQMIAQYPGDCESALEIPISLTKNSFSFPAPQGYGEVQEITPAGKSPKLFKEEHHTFWGKIKSPFTGYLGLEVIPHNIKDDYDLIVFVDSTGQFCDELQSDISIPVTSIISRNDLSVNSQTGLSVVGENKYINQGVGPSYAPLLPVKKGLTYYFWIDNVYGGTDSFDMVFSYFYLPGIRGTVADRETGEPLVARVRVNNEDRDAYTLFSNTEGNWQLSHYLEFNQTYTLTFEAEGYFSEQREMSFPIVRNNKNHPLTIELVPIKEGAVLTLDRVLFYGNSPDLLPSSYPSIENLAEVLRVYPKMKIQVEGHVNSAGYEEEERKNRQDYFFTLSRARALRVCNYLAEKGIAKNRLFPKGLGDSQMLYPETYKESEMQQNRRVEVRILSL; the protein is encoded by the coding sequence ATGAGAATCGCTTACTTCTTTTTAATCACTGTGGTATTCACACCGCAAATGATCGCACAGTACCCCGGAGACTGCGAATCTGCATTGGAAATACCTATCAGCCTTACTAAAAACTCATTTTCCTTCCCTGCCCCCCAAGGTTATGGGGAGGTTCAGGAAATAACTCCTGCAGGGAAAAGCCCCAAACTGTTTAAAGAAGAACATCACACCTTCTGGGGGAAAATCAAAAGCCCTTTTACAGGCTACCTGGGGCTAGAAGTCATTCCACACAATATAAAGGATGATTATGATCTCATTGTATTTGTTGATAGTACTGGTCAATTTTGCGATGAACTTCAAAGCGATATATCCATTCCAGTAACCAGCATTATTTCCCGAAATGATTTATCGGTAAATAGCCAAACGGGATTGTCAGTGGTCGGAGAGAATAAATACATCAATCAAGGCGTGGGACCTTCTTATGCGCCGCTACTTCCAGTAAAAAAAGGGCTGACCTACTATTTCTGGATAGACAATGTATATGGAGGTACGGATAGCTTTGACATGGTCTTTAGTTACTTTTACCTGCCAGGTATCAGGGGTACAGTAGCTGACCGGGAAACCGGAGAGCCTTTGGTTGCGCGAGTCAGGGTGAACAACGAAGATAGAGATGCCTACACGCTTTTTTCCAACACGGAAGGAAACTGGCAATTGTCACACTATCTGGAGTTTAATCAAACATACACACTTACTTTTGAGGCGGAAGGGTATTTTTCTGAGCAAAGGGAAATGAGTTTCCCCATCGTCAGAAATAATAAAAACCACCCATTAACCATAGAGCTTGTGCCGATAAAGGAGGGAGCGGTGCTCACACTGGATAGGGTATTATTTTATGGCAACAGCCCAGATTTATTACCTTCTTCATACCCTTCGATTGAAAATCTGGCGGAGGTATTACGAGTCTATCCAAAGATGAAAATCCAGGTGGAGGGACATGTCAACAGTGCAGGGTATGAAGAGGAGGAAAGAAAAAATCGGCAGGATTATTTTTTCACTCTATCCAGAGCCCGTGCGTTGAGAGTATGTAATTATCTGGCAGAGAAAGGTATAGCCAAAAACCGTTTATTCCCCAAAGGTTTAGGAGACAGCCAAATGTTGTATCCCGAGACTTACAAAGAATCAGAAATGCAGCAAAATCGCCGGGTAGAAGTAAGAATTTTGAGTTTATGA